From Candidatus Hydrogenedentota bacterium, the proteins below share one genomic window:
- a CDS encoding tRNA threonylcarbamoyladenosine dehydratase, with translation MAESNEAWDSRTELLVGAEGMARLRAAHVAVFGLGGVGSYALEALARAGVGHLTVADFDQVSLSNVNRQTLALRSTVGCLKTELAAARIRDISPGAVVHVVADFVDEGNIESALDGGAGYVIDAIDTVRAKVALLAAAHRRGLYAVSCMGAANKLDPRGICVSDIRATTCCPLAKAVRLRLRRAGIAGGISCVYSEENRKTWRKTGEPDARRKRWVQGSISYVPGIIGLTAAGLIVQTILGELLPV, from the coding sequence ATGGCGGAAAGTAACGAAGCGTGGGACAGCCGCACCGAACTGCTGGTCGGCGCGGAAGGCATGGCGCGGCTGCGGGCCGCGCACGTGGCCGTGTTCGGGTTGGGGGGCGTGGGTTCGTACGCGCTCGAAGCGCTGGCGCGCGCAGGGGTTGGGCACCTGACGGTGGCGGATTTCGACCAGGTGTCGCTCTCGAACGTGAACCGTCAGACCCTGGCGTTGCGAAGTACGGTCGGCTGTCTGAAAACGGAACTTGCGGCCGCGCGCATCCGTGATATCAGCCCCGGCGCGGTGGTGCATGTCGTGGCCGATTTTGTGGACGAAGGCAACATCGAGTCTGCCCTCGACGGCGGCGCTGGTTACGTTATTGACGCTATCGACACGGTGCGCGCGAAGGTGGCGTTGCTGGCGGCGGCACACCGGCGTGGCCTCTACGCCGTCAGTTGTATGGGCGCGGCGAACAAGCTCGACCCGCGGGGCATATGCGTCAGCGATATTCGGGCAACCACGTGCTGCCCTCTGGCGAAGGCCGTCCGGCTGCGGTTGCGGCGGGCCGGGATCGCGGGCGGCATAAGCTGCGTGTATTCGGAGGAGAACCGCAAGACGTGGCGCAAGACAGGCGAACCGGACGCGCGGCGGAAACGCTGGGTGCAGGGCAGCATCTCCTATGTGCCCGGGATTATCGGACTGACCGCAGCCGGTCTGATTGTCCAGACTATCCTCGGCGAGTTGCTGCCAGTCTAA
- a CDS encoding CBS domain-containing protein encodes MLTAREVMATNLVTVAENTPIQTAMRLIVENDITGLPVVDEEQKLVGVVSEKDMLKVLYQPHLGDALVMDIMSTDLVTFDEDADLIDIAESMIEGHFRRVPILRDGRIVGLITRRDIIKFVLDTRYAAPVH; translated from the coding sequence ATGCTGACCGCAAGAGAGGTTATGGCGACCAATCTGGTTACCGTCGCCGAGAACACACCGATTCAAACCGCCATGCGTTTGATCGTCGAGAATGACATTACGGGGTTGCCCGTGGTGGACGAAGAGCAGAAACTCGTCGGCGTCGTCTCGGAGAAAGACATGCTGAAGGTGTTGTACCAGCCACACTTGGGCGACGCGCTGGTTATGGACATTATGTCCACCGATTTGGTCACTTTTGACGAGGACGCGGACCTCATCGATATCGCCGAGTCGATGATTGAAGGCCATTTCCGCCGGGTCCCCATTCTGCGGGACGGGCGGATCGTCGGCCTGATCACGCGGCGCGACATCATCAAATTCGTGCTCGATACGCGCTACGCGGCGCCCGTGCATTAG
- a CDS encoding isocitrate lyase/phosphoenolpyruvate mutase family protein → MPGAINALSARLIEASGFEATYLSGAVLANSVGGLPDTGLMTLTEAEYQARTIARAVALPIVMDADTGFGEADNAARTVWLLEEAGASAIHLEDQEFPKRCGHLEGKRLVPVEDFLAKLDAALRARACPDFMVIARTDARSVDGFDAAIKRAKRYRDAGVDAVFPEALASAEEFRAFATAVGGNLLANMTEFGKSPCLTVGELGGLGYNMVIFPVTLQRSAMYAMRKSLEAIKMQGTQRAILNQMQTRAELYELLQYNPDGPTQ, encoded by the coding sequence ATCCCGGGCGCCATCAATGCGCTCAGCGCGCGCCTTATCGAAGCGTCCGGTTTCGAGGCCACGTATTTGTCCGGTGCGGTGCTCGCCAACAGCGTCGGCGGACTGCCCGACACGGGCCTGATGACCCTCACGGAGGCGGAATATCAGGCACGCACCATCGCCCGGGCCGTGGCGCTCCCGATTGTCATGGACGCCGACACGGGCTTCGGCGAAGCGGACAATGCCGCCCGGACCGTGTGGCTGCTCGAAGAAGCCGGCGCAAGTGCGATTCACCTGGAGGACCAGGAATTCCCGAAGCGCTGCGGTCATCTGGAAGGCAAGCGCCTCGTGCCAGTCGAGGATTTTCTGGCAAAACTCGACGCTGCGCTCCGCGCCCGCGCCTGCCCCGATTTCATGGTTATCGCCCGCACCGACGCACGCAGCGTGGACGGATTCGACGCCGCCATCAAGCGCGCAAAACGGTACCGGGACGCCGGGGTGGACGCGGTCTTCCCCGAAGCGCTCGCATCGGCGGAGGAGTTTCGCGCCTTCGCCACGGCCGTCGGCGGTAATCTGCTCGCCAACATGACCGAATTCGGCAAGAGCCCGTGTCTGACGGTGGGCGAACTCGGCGGGCTCGGCTACAACATGGTCATCTTCCCCGTCACCCTCCAGCGGTCGGCCATGTACGCCATGCGCAAGTCTCTCGAAGCCATCAAGATGCAAGGCACGCAGCGCGCCATCCTGAACCAGATGCAGACGCGCGCGGAACTGTATGAACTCCTCCAGTACAACCCGGACGGGCCAACGCAATGA
- a CDS encoding GNAT family N-acetyltransferase: protein MTDTPYPPADTITLTTWYLQMSAPEPLSAPARLPDGLEIVRVWDTPIHFYRYLYNKISEPWVWWERKLQSDDEIRAELHSPAFEFYVPYLRGAPIGMIEFNCRDPLDILLNYFGIVPEFCGRGYGRSALDWSMSCVWKRNPRPRRYWVHTCSLDSPVALPTYQKAGFALYDTVTSRIPNPAIDAQSGDGNSPA, encoded by the coding sequence ATGACCGACACGCCCTATCCCCCCGCGGACACCATTACACTTACCACCTGGTATCTGCAAATGTCCGCGCCAGAGCCACTCAGCGCCCCTGCGCGGCTCCCCGACGGACTCGAAATCGTGCGCGTCTGGGACACGCCCATTCATTTCTACCGCTACCTTTACAACAAAATCAGCGAGCCTTGGGTCTGGTGGGAACGCAAACTGCAATCCGACGATGAGATTCGCGCAGAATTGCACAGTCCCGCCTTTGAGTTCTACGTCCCCTATTTGCGCGGCGCACCCATCGGCATGATCGAATTCAACTGCCGCGACCCGCTCGACATCCTGCTCAATTACTTCGGCATCGTCCCTGAGTTCTGCGGGCGCGGCTATGGCCGCAGCGCATTGGATTGGTCCATGAGCTGCGTTTGGAAAAGGAATCCCCGCCCGCGCCGTTATTGGGTTCATACGTGTTCCCTCGACAGCCCCGTCGCGCTTCCCACCTACCAGAAGGCCGGTTTCGCCCTCTACGACACCGTGACATCCCGCATACCCAACCCGGCGATAGATGCCCAGAGCGGCGACGGCAACTCACCCGCCTGA